Genomic window (Ananas comosus cultivar F153 linkage group 16, ASM154086v1, whole genome shotgun sequence):
TGGTCAATATGTATGCGAAGTGTGGTAGTGTTGGTTGCGCCCACCAGGTGTTCGATCTAATGCCGAGCCGAGATGTTGTGGGTTGGACGGCTGTGGTTGCCGGACATGTGGCGGAGAACGATTCGGAGGGGGGTGTGAGGTTGTTCGTTGAGATGCAGCGAGAAGGGATTCTGCCAAATGGGTTCGCTCTCGCCGCCACTCTCAAAGCTTGTTCCGTCTGTTTGAGATTGGGATTCGCACAGCAGCTTCATGGGGAAGCTATAAAGATGCAGCTTTTATCGGATTCGTATGTTGGTTCGTCTCTGGTTGAAGTTTATGTGAAGTGTGGGGAGATGGAGTTTGCTGAGAAAGTATTCTTTGGATTACCGGAACATAATTCTGTCTCTTTGAATGCGATGTTAAATGGGTATTCTCAAATGGGTTATGAGATTAAGGCTATAAAGCTTTTCCACAAGTTGTTGGAGCCAGAAACAAGGCCTAGTGAGTACATATTTCCTAGTGTTATTAAGTGTTGTGCGAGTCTAGGTGTTGGGCGACAAGGTAAGGCTATTCATGGTTTGTTGGTTAAGTATGCAATTGAGCTTGATGGTGTTTTGGGTAGTAGCCTAATTGATATGTATTCAAAGTGCGATTCAGTGGAGGACGCGCATAAAGTGTTTGAAAGGATACCTGAACCAGATGTGGTGGTTTACACTGCAATGATCTCATGCTTTGGTCGAAACGGCATGCCTCTGGAAGCATTTCAGCTTTTCTCAAATATGAGGAGAGTGGGGATAATTCAGAATCAGTATACGCTCGTAATTGCTGCTTGTACTGCTTCGAAGTTTGGTGATCGGAGACTTTGTGGGAGTATTCATTCTTACATTGTGAAAAGTGGTGGTCTGCTGGAAAAAGAGTTGGGTAACGCTATTCTGAATATGTACATGAAAGTCGACGCTGTTGAAGAAGGTTGTAAGGTTTTCAACTGCATGTTGGACCGTGATATTGTTTCCTGGAACATGCTTCTGTCCGGATTTCACAGCGGAGCCTCTTGTGATCAAGCGCTTAGATTTTTCAATCAAATGATCACGGAAATGTACATACCTaacaaatatacatatattagcATTTTAAGATCTTGCACTAACTTTAAAGCTTCAAGCTATGGCACCCAAGTTCATGCTCATATCATAAAGCGAGGAATAGAAGGAGATTCCCATGTTGGAAGAGCTCTTCTTGATTTCTATGCGAATTGCGGGCATTTTCCTAGAGCATGCTTAGTATTCAATAGAATGCAAGAAAAAGATGTCTTTGATTGGACTCTGGTTATAACAGGCTATGCAAAGAGCGATCAAGGCGAAAAGGCTATAGAATATTACCGCGACATGCAGCGAGAAGGTGTGAGCCCTAATGGGTCGACATTGTCGAGCTGTTTGAGTGCTAGCGCCGACCTGGCGGCTTTAAGTTGCGGCCTCCAATTCCACTCGTGGGTCATAAAGTCAGGAATCGGTGACGAATTTGTTTCGAGTTCTCTCATAGATATGTATGTAAAGTGTGGGAGCTTGATGGATGCTGAGGCGGTATTTTACAGCTCGAGTATAAGAGACGAAATCTTGTGGAATACGATGATTTGTGGATACTCTCATCATGGATGTGCGGTTCAGGCAATTGAGGCCTTTAAAAGCATGATGGACGAAGGCAACAAACCTGATGAGACTACATTCATAGGTGTTTTATCAGCTTGTAGCCATGCAGGATTAGTTAACGAAGGATTATCGTATTTTAATGCATTGAGTCATGTATACGGAATGAACCCTACGATCGAACACTGTGCTTGTATGATTGACATACTCGGAAAAGCTGGTAAGCTAGAAGAGGCTGAAACTTTTATATGGAAAATGGCGCTGACTCACAATCCTTCAGTGTGGCAAGCAATTCT
Coding sequences:
- the LOC109722586 gene encoding pentatricopeptide repeat-containing protein At5g27110-like, coding for MLVSFSSTNHLHLHFSHSLSLPNLPRRPKSIESTHGFFQSRLLSPPSCANGTIRCSKFPPFDHNDALRSFAITLQECALKGSLINGKATHGRLIRSGIEPDTFLYDRLVNMYAKCGSVGCAHQVFDLMPSRDVVGWTAVVAGHVAENDSEGGVRLFVEMQREGILPNGFALAATLKACSVCLRLGFAQQLHGEAIKMQLLSDSYVGSSLVEVYVKCGEMEFAEKVFFGLPEHNSVSLNAMLNGYSQMGYEIKAIKLFHKLLEPETRPSEYIFPSVIKCCASLGVGRQGKAIHGLLVKYAIELDGVLGSSLIDMYSKCDSVEDAHKVFERIPEPDVVVYTAMISCFGRNGMPLEAFQLFSNMRRVGIIQNQYTLVIAACTASKFGDRRLCGSIHSYIVKSGGLLEKELGNAILNMYMKVDAVEEGCKVFNCMLDRDIVSWNMLLSGFHSGASCDQALRFFNQMITEMYIPNKYTYISILRSCTNFKASSYGTQVHAHIIKRGIEGDSHVGRALLDFYANCGHFPRACLVFNRMQEKDVFDWTLVITGYAKSDQGEKAIEYYRDMQREGVSPNGSTLSSCLSASADLAALSCGLQFHSWVIKSGIGDEFVSSSLIDMYVKCGSLMDAEAVFYSSSIRDEILWNTMICGYSHHGCAVQAIEAFKSMMDEGNKPDETTFIGVLSACSHAGLVNEGLSYFNALSHVYGMNPTIEHCACMIDILGKAGKLEEAETFIWKMALTHNPSVWQAILGACRMHGNVEIAERAAEKLFELEPNRDSTYVLLGNIYADLRRWNDASRVRKLLSSRGIKKEPGCSWIEVDGRFHVFLAQDGYI